Genomic segment of Solea senegalensis isolate Sse05_10M unplaced genomic scaffold, IFAPA_SoseM_1 scf7180000014498, whole genome shotgun sequence:
CTACGACCTCAGATTCTCTTCAGACAGGCACATTCTCAATAGCTTCAACTTTTCTGCAGTATTTTGTTAGTAtttctcatgtgtttttatactgCTTTGTTGTATGCTAATTCTTTcagtatgtattattattgttatgatccACCCGCTGTTTTAAAaggtctgctgtgaaaaaatgCCTCTGTTTATATGTTCaagaaatataaatgtattatgtacaataaaatatacaatagaaacagaaaatattgacagaaatgaaaaagttaTTGATCAAAAGAttagttttaatgtgttttaatataaacaatgtTGTATAATTAAAGCCTTGGTTTTGATAAGAAACAATCAtgaatttttaattaaattaatttaataaacatCTTTATGGACAgtaaagagtgaaacatttagcAAATCCTTGACAGTTGTTTGGTGGGTGTTCCAAAGTGTGTTCGCCCCGTGCACAagcattatattaatattttaataatcctTTCTTATATTGATACTGAAGAAAACTATATCTCAAAGGATGCACCACTGGAAAAAGTATAATCTGACCCTAAATATGGAGATGCTTCactgaaaacatacaaaatgatttaaaatgagtgAACGCTGCAAATGTCTTCCACTTGGAGCCTGTTTATGAAATGTCTGGTTATAACTTGGTAGTAAATGCATTAGCACAGATAttatattaacaagttaataaGTTGTTTCAATGACTGATGTATGTGTCTTCATCTTGAGTATAACTTGTCAACTggcacattttatatttttttaatctgtacattaacactgagtgtgttttatCAGGTGGTCTGGCTGAAGAGGTGGATGAGAAGGTGATGCATGCGGCGTTTATCCCCTTTGGAGACATCATAGACATCCAGATACCGCTCGATTATGAGACCGGTAAGAGTCACAGCTCGTACTGACGTGTGTGATAGTGATGAGTCTGTCTCATatcatgtcatgtgacattAAACACGGagagtgaaatgtaaaatgatcttttgaatgtgtgtgtttctttttccagaGAAGCACAGGGGGTTTGCTTTCATTGAGTTTGAACTGGCAGAGGTATGTAGAGACTGTAAGAGTCTGATATTTACCAACATATCACAGTATTCATAGCTAGACCATGAGTAATTCATTGTAAGAATCAAATCAGGACAAAGGTGCATTGTAGAAATTGAACACGCACTGTTCACACCTTTTATCTTTGTGTTATCTTAAACTTCTTTTTTGTACAACCACAAACCATAAACCACACAGTGTATAAGACAAAGAACGATGGAGTTCACTTGAAGTTCGGTTGGTAAACAGTGTGGAACTTAACTGAAAACTGTTTTACTCTCATTATATTGTTCTGTATGAAGCAGGTTCATGGTAGACTGatataaacatatttagttATTGCACCCAGAGTTCCTTTCATGTTGAATAACCATGTCCTCCATTTTCTGTAGGATGCTGCAGCAGCCATTGATAACATGGTGAGTGGATCACATTCCTGCACACACATCAGGGCAAAGATTAACAATTatttcaattaatcaattaatcttttgtttggtccataaaacatcagaaaaggttgatcagtgtttctcaaacctgtaaatgatgatgttctcaaatgtcttgttttgtccacaaatagTATAATCAGTATGTTTTACTCAGAggcacagagaaataaaaaaagaaaaagaagaagaagaaatgtgctAAATATGgtttcattaaatataaatttaagGATGACGATAAATGCACGTAAACAAATTTATTTAATGCAGAGTCTTGGACTAAATTCACCTACAACCCACCGAGAACGTCAGAGaaaatttgactaaaactaatacACATTTTCATCAAAAGCCTGAGGAATGTGCGACACTTTTTGCAGACACATGCTGATTGGGAGTTGATACCAtctaatttgtaaaggtttttcATGTTGACAATGAAGGGTACAATCAAAAGAAAACTGATTTCCCATTTCTTCAAGAGAATGTAATTGGAAACACTTTGGATACGAAACAGAAATGGGAATTAGAAATGAATACTTGTATCACAGATGAGATGTGGGACAATTCGCTTCTTAAAGGTCATAAATTAACCAGCAGTCCTACCTGGAGGGAATTTGATTGGAAAactaaaataagatttttcaaGACCCGACGTATGTTGGCGAGATACAGCAACACCTCAGAATTATGCTGGAGACAATGTGGGAAAATTGAGGACCATActcacatattcacatattcTGGGACTGCCCCAAGCTTGATCAGTACTGGGGGGACATTAAGCTTGAGATCAAAATAATTATGGGGTAGACTTGCCACTAGTGCCGGACATTTTTGTATTAGGAACGACTCCAGGAATTACAATAGGCAATAATCAGGCTTATTTGATCTGGGTGTTGCTGTTGATTGCAAAAAAGATGATTACTGTGTTGTGGAGGAATGttaatctgctgctggtctccctctctctctctctcttctgtctctccctcatctccctcttgtcctttctctccccccattttctgtcccccacctctccactgtcccccatttttcctttcaccccaaccggtcgaggcagatgaccgcacatctctgagcctggttctgtcagagatttcttcctgttaagagggagttttttctctccactgatgcctagtgcttgctcattgtgtgaactgttggggttctctgctctctttgatgttgtctatgtacagtgccttgagataatgtatgttatgatttggcgctatacaaataaaattgaattgaattgaattgaaattaaTCCAGCAACTGTCCAACAATGGAGGCTAAGGGTAAAAGATGTATATTTGATGGAGAGTATTACAGCCAAACTACAACTGAGGACAGAAGCTTTCACTGTTAAATGGGCACCTGTAATATTACAGCTACAGAGATTGATTAATAACACAAACTCTCCATAACCTCAACAGGCAGGATTTGTCTTCCAACGAGTATTTGTTGTGGtaataatgtgttaaaacatggATGATTGCATACAGGCTTTAATTAACTGCATCGGatgcctgctgtgtgtgtaatATGATTTGGATTTGAAGATCAAGGTGGAGTGAAAACATTTGCTTTGTGATTGTTGTGTATTTCTTCTCTGTATGATTGCATATGGAATTAAATGttctgtagtaaaaaaaaaaaaaaaagactgaggaataagcaacctttttttttacacttacacAGAATGAGTCTGAGCTTTTTGGACGGACGGTCCGGGTCAACATCGCCAAGCCCATGAGAATCAAAGAAGGTTCTTCTCGACCAGGTGATTATTCATGACTGCTTTCGTAATGAGCTTGatcaatttaacacattttctaaatgtatattaaagtactgtatacGTGTATTTGTCTTGTATTAGTTTTGTTTGATTGTAAAGCAAAAACACAGGATTGTTTCAAACCAAATACAAATGTGGTTGAAAAATACTCAGAACACAAACGACATCAAAACTGTTGATGGAGTATCTAGGCTGCACCCCTCACTACACAGCGAAGCCAGCTTTATCAACAGTGTTGATCATAGCAGTGTATAGAAGTCTTGACTTTGTCTTTACTGCAACCTTTCAGAATGATTGTTCAAATTATGTCCCTCACTTTTTCCTGCATTCTACAAATGTGGGTTCACAttagctgcaactaacgattatattcataatcgactcatcgtttggtccataaaatgtcaaaatgtcaaatgttaaataatgttcagtgtttgtcaaacgtgtaatagatgatgttctcaaatgtcttgtttttgtccacaaaccaaaatgattgacttttaatgatttctttgttatttggagcaaagagataaagaagatattcacatttaagaagctaaaacaatcataaatcttgttttaatcatgaaaaaagcttcaagcTTCACTTGTGTATAGATATATTAGTTGTGTATGGACActtaaatctgatttaaatctgaTTCTTGACTGCACCTTTCCTCAGTCTGGTCGGATGATGACTGGCTGAAGAAGTTCTCAGGGAAGACGATAGAAGAAGCCGAGGCGGAGGCTGCAGGTGGAGAAACGACCAACACAGAGACGCAGGAGGTGAGATGGTTTCTttgttgactgtgtttgtgtatttgacaCTAACCTCATGAAGACGTTAACACaatttgtgtgatttgtttttgcaggCCGAGCCCCCGGCTAAAAAGGGCAGAGTTAATCCTCAGGTCTACATGGACATTAAGATCGGAAACAAGCCGGCAGGAAGGCTACGCTTCCTTCTGCGGGCTGATATTGTTCCAATGACAGCAGGTGTGAAAGATTATTATTTGTGTGctattattagttttatttctctgtgcCAGACAAGACGGTGACAAACTAGAGAAAGCCATAAACCTCCTTTTCCAAAAATCCTCGGTAGAAAACTTCCGCTGCCTGTGTACACACGAGAAAGGCTTCGGCTTCAAAGGCAGCAGCTTCCACCGCATCATCCCTCAGTTTATGTGCCAAGGAGGCGACTTCACCAACCACAACGGCACCGGCGGCAAGTCCATCTACGGCAAGAAGTTTGACGACGAGAACTTCGTCCTGAAACACACAGCTCCAGGTGAGGGGGTCTGTCAGCGGTCAGtggatgatgtttttgttgtttagtgTTTTACTGTCGGTGACTGGTGGTCAAACCTCGTCTCTCGTGCTCACAGGACAGCTCTCCATGGCCAACTCCGGGCCAAACAGTAACGGCTCCCAGTTTTTCATCACCACCGACAAAACGGACTGGCTGGACGGCAAACACGTGGTGTTTGGAGATCTGGTGGAAGGCATGGATGTGGTCCGTGCAATGGAGGTAAGCGCTCAAACGATTCCATTTGTCCTAACACATAGAATAAAATGTCTCGTTCCCATGGGTTTAGATgatatttaaaagagaaaaatagatATTAACATACATTTATAGCAATAATAGCTAAAAAAGTCTGTGTTACAGTGATTAATGAGTTATATTGTGattaaaatctttgtttttgcagGCTCAAGGGACAAAAGATGGGAAACCCAAGCAGAAAGTGATCATTTCAGACTGTGGAGAATATGTGTGAatgagtaaaagtacatttttgtgtaaatgtgtgtgagagcacgagtgtgttcatgtgtcttTGAACTCACGTCCTCTGCcatgtaaatatttcaataaaCACAGTTTTTCTACAAGTCATACTTTTATAAATCACATGTTGGATTACTTTTTCTTACTCTAGTTacgtttacatttttattgtgtgtgtgtgtgtgtgtgtgtatatatatatacacatatatatgtagttatatacatatatgtgtgtgtgtatatatgtagttatatacatatgtatgtatgtatgtatgtatgtatgtatgtatatatatatatatatatatatatatatacatatgtatgtatgtatgtatgtatgtatatatatatatatatatatatatatatacatatatacatgtatatatgtatatgtgtatatgtatatgtgtatatgtatatgcactTACTCCCAGAGTCTCGGTCAGGAGAATTAGTTTGTGTCACAAATACTTTTCCCAGTATTTTGTTGAAGATTTATTAAAATGAAGTTCTggttcatttattaaatatctCTTAAACAGTGGCTTTACGTTTACGTCATCAGAGGTGTAAGTCATCGAATGAATACTTGTTTACTGTCATTACTAACTTGCATAAACTGAATAGATCATCACATATGACCAGTCACACCTGTACCTGCTGAAATGTGTCGGAAGGGTCCGTTAAAACAGTGGTTCTCTATTTGAAAAGAGTGGGAGCCACTGAtcgtttttgtgtttttgtgtcatttacgTACTTTTAGGAGGGAAGAAAAACATCTTATTCTTTGTAATGTATAAAGCTATACCAAATTTATATTAGAAAGACAATATATCATAAAATATAAGATCCAGAGAATATAAATCATAAAGGCTCATAAACGACATTTTGTCCTACTAACCGTCCTCAAACAAATCCTTAGAACCTTTTTAGCTTATTTTCTCAATATTTGAATATGTTTGGTTAAAATACAGAGTTTTGGCAAGAAAAATTTAATTCTTGTAGTTAAAAGTCCAAATAACCATTTTAAATCAAGTTCTATCTGTAATCTTAATTTAGTAAAGGAATGAATTGAACtccaatttttttctt
This window contains:
- the ppie gene encoding peptidyl-prolyl cis-trans isomerase E, whose protein sequence is MAANKRVLYVGGLAEEVDEKVMHAAFIPFGDIIDIQIPLDYETEKHRGFAFIEFELAEDAAAAIDNMNESELFGRTVRVNIAKPMRIKEGSSRPVWSDDDWLKKFSGKTIEEAEAEAAGGETTNTETQEAEPPAKKGRVNPQVYMDIKIGNKPAGRLRFLLRADIVPMTAENFRCLCTHEKGFGFKGSSFHRIIPQFMCQGGDFTNHNGTGGKSIYGKKFDDENFVLKHTAPGQLSMANSGPNSNGSQFFITTDKTDWLDGKHVVFGDLVEGMDVVRAMEAQGTKDGKPKQKVIISDCGEYV